The following proteins come from a genomic window of Portunus trituberculatus isolate SZX2019 chromosome 35, ASM1759143v1, whole genome shotgun sequence:
- the LOC123513092 gene encoding LOW QUALITY PROTEIN: protein SDA1 homolog (The sequence of the model RefSeq protein was modified relative to this genomic sequence to represent the inferred CDS: inserted 2 bases in 1 codon), translating to MESAKSNNNKLPSNLPQLQNLIKRDPASYREEFERQHSVYQAXCVIFEQNPTVYNNDLHQVVTFLSQVAQCYPDKLCGFPQELSVLLKRHSTVLHHEMRMSFVKALMLLRNKNLLSPTDLHMLFFQLLQCQDKNLRKFLKQHIVTDIKNINARSKNAKLNKELQNFMHEMLSSKHAVAAKTSLDVMIELYHKKVWNDAKTVNTIVTACFSKVTKIMVTTLKFFIGRDEEEGGEESDSNSDSDEEEKKSVKATMMAMRVNKKTRKKQKKIDKAKAAVKKSQKDKKTKENFDFSALHLIHDPQSLAERLYHRLEKMNERFEVKLMTMNFISRLIGIHQLYLPNFYPLVNRFLFPHQREVTKVMVFAAQAAHAQVPPDDLSPVLRTLADNFVTERYSSEVMAMGLNAIRELCARNPYCMSGDLLQDLTQYKTHKDKGVMMAARSLIALFRDKNPELLFKKDRGAPTELGAEKRQENFGENRAVDYIPGAEILAFKTDGDEGLGTSDEESDDNWVDMDDDSDDDESKPDTKEKKQGKDGDGEEDDDKDDEEGKEKVFTAKEALQEVMKLTAEERAQKAADIACSRFLTDEDFARIAATQAAKRVEKFTKNSKKKRGKKRKAPDDAEISRSGELVPLKNIEMIYKKRKHDKDTRMESVASGREGREKYGMKKGRMNPNASTTNREKVKGKSFMMLKHKVAGKQKQSFRTKQMKLRNSLLKQKKFR from the exons ATGGAGTCTGCTAAGTCAAACAACAACAAGCTGCCCTCCAACCTGCCACAGCTGCAGAACCTGATCAAGCGTGACCCAGCATCCTACAGGGAGGAGTTTGAACGGCAGCACTCAGTCTATCAGGC CTGTGTCATCTTTGAGCAGAATCCCACTGTATACAATAATGATCTGCACCAGGTTGTTACATTCTTGTCTCAG GTGGCCCAGTGTTACCCAGATAAGCTGTGTGGGTTCCCTCAGGAACTGTCTGTGTTACTCAAGCGACACAGCACAGTCCTCCACCATGAGATGCGTATGTCCTTTGTCAAGGCTCTCATGCTGCTGAGGAACAAAAACCTGCTCTCCCCAACTGATCTACACATGCTCTTCTTCCAACTCCTTCAGTGTCAG GACAAAAACTTgcgcaagtttctgaagcagcacATTGTGACTGACATCAAGAACATCAACGCTCGGAGCAAGAATGCAAAGCTGAACAAGGAGCTGCAAAATTTCATGCATGAGATGCTTTCCTCCAAACATGCAGTGGCTGCCAAGACTTCCCTGGATGTGATGATTGAGCTGTACCATAAGAAGGTGTGGAATGATGCCAAGACAGTCAACACCATCGTCACTGCTTGCTTCTCCAAGGTGACCAAGATCATGGTGACAACCCTTAAGTTCTTCATTGGccgggatgaggaggaaggtggtgagGAGAGTGACAGCAACAGTGACtctgatgaggaggagaagaagagtgtgAAGGCAACCATGATGGCAATGCGTGTGAACAAGAAGACcagaaagaagcagaagaagattGACAAAGCTAAGGCAGCAGTCAAGAAGTCCCAGAAGGATAAGAAGACTAAGGAGAATTTTGATTTCTCAGCACTGCACTTGATACACGACCCACAGAGCTTGGCGGAACGACTCTACCACCGCCTGGAAAAGATGAATGAGCGTTTTGAAGTCAAGCTGATGACCATGAACTTCATATCCAGGTTGATTGGCATTCATCAACTCTACCTCCCCAATTTTTATCCTCTGGTGAATCGGTTCCTCTTTCCACACCAGCGGGAAGTCACCAAGGTCATGGTCTTTGCTGCTCAAGCTGCACATGCACAAGTGCCCCCCGATGACCTCAGCCCAGTACTAAGAACACTGGCGGACAACTTTGTGACGGAACGCTATTCCAGTGAGGTGATGGCCATGGGACTTAATGCCATCAGGGAGTTATGTGCCAGGAACCCATACTGCATGTCTGGTGATCTCCTGCAGGACCTGACACAATACAAGACCCACAAAGACAAGGGAGTGATGATGGCTGCACGCTCGCTCATTGCTCTCTTCAGGGACAAGAATCCAGAATTGCTTTTCAAGAAGGACCGAGGTGCCCCGACAGAACTGGGAGCAGAAAAGCGACAGGAGAACTTTGGTGAAAACCGTGCCGTTGATTACATACCTGGGGCAGAAATTCTGGCCTTCAAGACAGATGGGGATGAGGGATTGGGAACCAGCGATGAAGAGAGTGATGACAACTGGGTCGACATGGATGATGACAGTGACGATGACGAAAGTAAACCCgacaccaaggaaaagaaacaaggcaAAGATGGAGATggtgaggaagatgatgacaaagatgatgaagaggggaaagaaaaagtattCACTGCCAAGGAAGCTCTCCAGGAAGTCATGAAACTTACAGCAGAGGAGCGTGCACAGAAAGCGGCCGACATTGCCTGCTCGAGATTCCTCACCGATGAAGACTTTGCACGAATCGCAGCAACACAAGCAGCAAAACGGGTTGAGAAATTCACCAAGAACAGCAAAAAGAAacggggaaagaaaaggaaagctcCAGATGATGCAGAGATCAGCAGGTCAGGGGAACTGGTTCCTCTGAAGAACATAGAGATGATCTACAAGAAGCGGAAGCATGACAAGGACACAAGGATGGAAAGTGTGGCCTCGGGCAGGGAAGGACGGGAAAAGTACGGCATGAAAAAGGGCCGTATGAACCCTAATGCTTCCACCACTAACAGGGAGAAGGTCAAGGGCAAGAGCTTCATGATGCTCAAACATAAAGTGGCAGGCAAACAAAAACAATCCTTCAGGACCAAACAAATGAAACTACGGAATTCACTACTGAAGCAAAAGAAGTTTCGTTAG